The following are from one region of the Juglans regia cultivar Chandler chromosome 10, Walnut 2.0, whole genome shotgun sequence genome:
- the LOC118349651 gene encoding uncharacterized protein LOC118349651: protein MEGAELTEKSDIAKGFNRLLSAVFQSSKPSPASINQCTQGVVSRVTDEMLQQLDRPCTVEEVEVALRQMSPFKSPGPDGFSAGFYQDHWKIVSHDVSKAVIYFFIHRNLPKGWNHTHLVLIPKVKSPTSVREFRPISLCNVNYKLISMVLANRMKGILGKVICWNQSAFILNRLITDNIMVAYELLHSMHSKRKGRAGSMAIKLDMSKAYDRVEWDFLAAMLLKLGFSQNWTDLVMECVKSVSYSVVINGEPGKEILVKSVLQAIPTYTMSIFKLPILLLKEIETLLARFWWHHKGEGRGIHWKTWSSLGLVKNQDGLGFRDLSRFNKALLAKPVWRLMTDPHSLVSRVFKQKYFRKCDLLEVELKGSSSSFLWKSIWSSLELLKEGTVWRIGNGASIKISKDKWLPRPVTYQVQTPPNTLDPESRVEVLMDTENRSWKKDLVAAVFKEEEAKCSKKGTFSVKSAYFLATSLKGRYSGEGSKEGGNSDWWKALWRLEVPGKLLWSDLINLLTKENLELALVLMYHLWARRNAFIFQNQFSQPGSVSAKAQAELSLFCECNTVNKIRVEDSIRKGSTVIWKPPDQPFVKGNFDAAFNKTNGRMGMGIVIRDHADNTWLGQLIEDLQQFLVSNPSWQLNFVHRQANKVAHTAAQLAISNVIDCFWLNDGPPEVKSMVLKDVICSV from the exons atggaaggagCTGAGTTGACAGAAAAGAGTGATATAGCAAAAGGGTTTAACAGGCTTCTTTCTGCAGTTTTCCAATCGTCAAAGCCCAGTCCAGCTAGCATCAATCAATGTACACAAGGGGTTGTCTCAAGAGTGACTGACGAAATGCTCCAACAGCTGGATAGGCCTTGCACAGTTGAAGAAGTGGAGGTGGCTCTCAGGCAAATGTCCCCTTTCAAGTCTCCAGGACCCGACGGTTTCAGCGCTGGTTTTTACCAGGATCACTGGAAAATTGTTAGTCATGACGTCTCTAAAGCTGTTATATATTTCTTCATTCATAGAAATCTCCCTAAAGGCTGGAACCATACTCATCTGGTCCTCATTCCCAAGGTAAAGTCCCCTACTTCAGTGCGTGAGTTTAGGCCTATTTCTCTTTGCAATGTGAATTACAAATTGATTTCTATGGTTCTAGCAAATAGGATGAAAGGGATTTTAGGTAAGGTGATTTGCTGGAATCAAAGCGCCTTTATTCTAAATAGGCTGATAACCGATAATATAATGGTTGCATACGAGTTACTTCACTCTATGCATTccaaaaggaaaggaagggcaGGGTCCATGGCCATCAAACTGGACATGTCCAAAGCCTATGATAGAGTAGAGTGGGATTTTTTAGCGGCCATGCTCCTTAAGTTGGGCTTTAGTCAGAATTGGACAGACTTAGTGATGGAATGTGTTAAGTCCGTTTCTTACTCTGTTGTTATCAATGGGGAGCCAG GGAAAGAAATTCTTGTAAAGAGTGTACTGCAAGCTATTCCAACCTATACGATGAGTATCTTTAAATTGCCCATACTGCTACTAAAAGAAATTGAGACTCTTCTGGCTAGGTTTTGGTGGCACCATAAAGGGGAAGGAAGAGGCATTCACTGGAAAACATGGAGCTCTCTGGGACTGGTAAAGAATCAGGACGGTCTGGGTTTCAGGGACCTCAGTAGGTTTAATAAAGCTCTTCTAGCCAAGCCAGTTTGGAGGCTGATGACAGATCCCCATTCGCTGGTGTCCAGAGTGTTCAAACAGAAGTACTTTCGGAAATGTGATTTATTGGAGGTAGAATTGAAAggctcatcttcttcttttctttggaaaagTATTTGGTCTAGTTTGGAGCTGTTAAAGGAAGGAACTGTTTGGAGAATAGGCAATGGAGCTAGCATAAAAATCTCGAAGGATAAGTGGCTGCCAAGACCAGTGACATACCAGGTCCAAACCCCTCCAAATACCCTTGACCCAGAATCTAGAGTGGAAGTCCTAATGGATACTGAAAATAGATCTTGGAAAAAAGATCTGGTGGCAGCAGTATTTAAGGAAGAGGAAGCTAAGT GCTCAAAGAAAGGAACCTTTTCAGTCAAGAGTGCCTACTTTCTAGCAACTTCACTCAAGGGGAGATACTCGGGGGAAGGCTCAAAAGAAGGGGGAAATTCTGATTGGTGGAAGGCTCTTTGGCGTTTAGAAGTCCCTGGAAAG CTCTTATGGTCAGATTTGATCAATTTACTTACTAAGGAGAACCTCGAACTGGCCTTAGTCCTTATGTATCATTTATGGGCCAGGAGGAACGCATTCATATTCCAAAATCAATTCTCCCAACCAGGTTCAGTTTCAGCAAAGGCTCAAGCTGAGCTCTCTTTGTTCTGTGAGTGCAATACAGTCAACAAGATCAGAGTTGAAGACAGCATTAGGAAAGGGTCGACTGTAATTTGGAAGCCTCCGGACCAGCCTTTTGTAAAAGGCAACTTTGATGCAGCTTTTAACAAGACCAATGGCAGAATGGGGATGGGGATAGTAATTAGAGACCATGCAG ACAACACGTGGTTGGGACAATTGATAGAGGACCTGCAGCAGTTTTTGGTGTCCAACCCATCCTGGCAACTGAATTTCGTTCATAGACAAGCAAACAAAGTTGCTCATACTGCAGCTCAACTAGCTATTTCTAATGTTATTGATTGTTTTTGGTTAAATGATGGCCCTCCAGAGGTCAAAAGTATGGTTTTGAAAGATGTAATTTGTTCGGTGTAA
- the LOC109007967 gene encoding uncharacterized protein LOC109007967, with translation MASGQCLNKQKTSTMFSSNGRNEDWNRIVEELGGRVQNNYERYLGLPALVGRSKYNTFRGIKDRIWLKINNWKNYFLSPAGKEVLLKAVVQAIPSYHMNVFALPKKLCKEIAVLMSKFWWRLLFSCLNSGGAIRTMTRRLIG, from the coding sequence ATGGCTTCTGGGCAATGTCTAAACAAGCAGAAAACTTCTACCATGTTTAGCTCTAATGGGAGGAATGAAGATTGGAACAGAATAGTGGAGGAGCTTGGAGGTAGGGTGCAAAATAACTATGAACGATACTTAGGTCTACCTGCTCTAGTGGGAAGATCAAAGTATAATACTTTTCGAGGAATTAAGGATAGGATCTGGCTCAAAATCAATaattggaaaaattattttctttcacctGCTGGAAAGGAGGTTCTTCTAAAGGCAGTAGTCCAAGCTATTCCATCCTACCACATGAATGTCTTTGCTTTACCAAAAAAGTTGTGCAAGGAGATTGCTGTTCTCATGTCTAAATTCTGGTGGAGATTGCTGTTCTCATGTctaaattctggtggggctATAAGGACAATGACAAGAAGATTAATTGGATGA